In Phytoactinopolyspora mesophila, the following are encoded in one genomic region:
- the carB gene encoding carbamoyl-phosphate synthase large subunit, with the protein MPRRGDVSSVLVIGSGPIVIGQACEFDYSGTQACRVLRAEGLRVVLVNSNPATIMTDPDIADATYVEPITREFVERVIEVERPDALLATLGGQTALNAAVALHEAGVLERHGVELIGASIDAIQRGENRESFKRIVADIGGETARSAICHSMDECLKAVEELGYPVVVRPSFTMGGAGSGMAFDEEDLHRIAGSGLALSPTTEVLLEESILGWKEYELEVMRDRADNVVIVCSIENVDPMGVHTGDSVTVAPAMTLTDREYQVMRDLAIEVIRAVGVDTGGCNIQFAVNPVDGRIVIIEMNPRVSRSSALASKATGFPIAKIAAKVALGYTLDEIPNDITGETPASFEPTLDYVVVKVPRFAFEKFPAADTTLTTHMKSVGEAMAIGRNFTEALQKAMRSIDKPGTEFDFTTPAAGKSELLRQVARPYDGRLRDVVLALRAGASVDQLFEATRIDPWFLDQLQLLCEVADEVARVEHITPELLRLAKRHGFSDAQIARMRGSRADVIRGVRETLGIRPVFKTVDTCAAEFAATTPYHYSSYDEETEVAPREKPAVIILGSGPNRIGQGIEFDYSCVHAALALHDAGYETVMVNCNPETVSTDYDTSDRLYFEPLTLEDVLEVVHAESQAGPVAGVIVQLGGQTPLGLAKALEAAGVPIVGTTPAAIDLAEERGAFGRVLAQAGLPAPKHGMASSYEEAKKIAADVGYPVLVRPSYVLGGRGMEIVYDEASLSDYITRATEASPEHPVLVDRFLDDAVEIDVDALYDGEELYLGGVMEHIEEAGIHSGDSACALPPTTLGRDELLRIRASTEAIAKGVGVRGLLNVQYALAGDVLYVLEANPRASRTVPFVSKATAVPLAKAAARIMLGATVAQLRTEGILPAAGDGVDWPADAPVAVKEAVMPFNRFRTPDGKTVDTLLGPEMRSTGEVMGIDHLFGAAFAKSQTAAFGPLPTSGTVFVSLANRDKRHMIFPVKRLADLGFTIIATAGTADVLRRNGVNAEIVRKRWTGHEPDGTPTIIGRILNGDVNLIINTPTGATTAGNPRADGYEIRTAAIQANIPCITTVQGLAAAVQGIEALCTGTLDVRPLQSRNRPVDRNADIRRCSDDARLSLEGPCRTLQADTRAALPSSEQ; encoded by the coding sequence ATGCCGCGGCGTGGTGATGTTTCGAGTGTGTTGGTGATCGGTTCTGGGCCGATTGTGATTGGGCAGGCGTGTGAGTTCGATTATTCGGGGACGCAGGCGTGCCGGGTGTTGCGGGCTGAGGGTCTGCGGGTGGTGCTGGTGAATAGTAATCCGGCGACGATTATGACCGATCCGGATATCGCGGATGCGACGTATGTGGAGCCGATCACGCGTGAGTTTGTGGAGCGGGTGATCGAGGTTGAGCGCCCGGATGCGTTGTTGGCGACGTTGGGTGGGCAGACGGCGTTGAACGCGGCGGTGGCGTTGCATGAGGCCGGTGTGCTCGAGCGTCACGGTGTGGAGTTGATCGGGGCGTCGATCGATGCGATCCAGCGTGGTGAGAACCGTGAGTCGTTCAAACGCATTGTTGCTGATATCGGGGGTGAGACGGCTCGCTCGGCGATCTGTCACTCGATGGACGAGTGCCTCAAAGCCGTGGAGGAGTTGGGTTACCCGGTGGTGGTGCGTCCGTCGTTCACGATGGGTGGCGCCGGTTCGGGGATGGCGTTCGACGAGGAGGATCTGCACAGGATTGCCGGTTCCGGTCTGGCGTTGTCTCCGACCACCGAGGTGCTCCTGGAGGAGTCGATCCTCGGGTGGAAGGAGTATGAGCTGGAGGTGATGCGTGACCGGGCGGACAACGTGGTGATCGTCTGCTCGATCGAGAATGTCGATCCGATGGGTGTGCATACCGGCGATTCGGTGACGGTCGCGCCGGCGATGACGCTGACCGATCGCGAGTATCAGGTGATGCGTGACCTCGCGATCGAGGTGATCCGTGCGGTGGGGGTCGACACGGGTGGGTGCAATATCCAGTTCGCGGTCAACCCTGTGGATGGCCGGATTGTGATTATTGAGATGAACCCGCGGGTGTCACGCTCGTCCGCGCTGGCGTCGAAGGCGACGGGATTCCCGATCGCGAAGATCGCCGCGAAGGTCGCCCTCGGCTACACCCTCGACGAGATTCCGAACGATATTACTGGGGAGACGCCGGCGTCGTTCGAGCCCACGTTGGATTACGTGGTGGTGAAGGTGCCCCGGTTCGCGTTCGAGAAGTTTCCCGCGGCCGACACCACACTGACGACCCATATGAAGAGTGTGGGTGAGGCGATGGCGATCGGGCGGAACTTCACCGAGGCGCTGCAGAAGGCCATGCGTTCGATCGACAAGCCCGGTACGGAGTTCGACTTCACCACCCCGGCTGCGGGCAAGAGTGAACTGCTGCGTCAGGTGGCGCGGCCGTACGACGGGCGGCTGCGTGACGTGGTCCTGGCCCTGCGGGCCGGGGCGAGTGTGGATCAGCTGTTCGAGGCCACGCGGATCGATCCGTGGTTCCTGGACCAGTTGCAGTTGTTGTGCGAGGTCGCTGACGAGGTCGCCCGGGTGGAGCACATCACACCGGAGTTGCTGCGCCTGGCCAAGCGTCATGGTTTCTCCGACGCGCAGATCGCGCGGATGCGGGGCAGCCGCGCTGATGTCATCCGGGGGGTGCGCGAGACGCTCGGCATCCGGCCGGTGTTCAAGACGGTGGACACGTGTGCGGCCGAATTCGCCGCGACGACGCCGTATCACTACTCGTCGTACGACGAGGAGACCGAGGTCGCGCCGCGGGAGAAGCCCGCGGTGATCATCCTCGGGTCCGGGCCGAACCGGATCGGGCAGGGCATCGAGTTCGACTACTCCTGCGTGCACGCCGCCCTCGCACTGCATGACGCCGGCTACGAAACCGTGATGGTGAACTGCAACCCCGAAACCGTCTCCACTGATTACGACACCTCCGACCGGCTCTACTTCGAACCCCTCACCCTCGAGGACGTCCTCGAGGTCGTGCACGCCGAGTCCCAGGCCGGGCCGGTGGCCGGGGTCATCGTGCAGCTGGGCGGGCAGACCCCGCTCGGGCTCGCGAAGGCGCTGGAGGCGGCTGGGGTGCCGATCGTGGGCACCACCCCGGCCGCTATTGATCTGGCCGAGGAGCGTGGCGCGTTCGGCCGGGTTCTCGCTCAGGCGGGGTTGCCGGCGCCGAAGCACGGGATGGCTTCGTCGTACGAGGAAGCCAAAAAGATCGCCGCCGACGTCGGGTATCCGGTGCTGGTGCGTCCGTCGTACGTGCTCGGCGGGCGCGGGATGGAGATCGTGTACGACGAAGCGTCGCTGTCGGACTACATCACTCGGGCTACCGAAGCCTCGCCGGAGCACCCGGTCCTGGTTGACCGGTTCCTCGACGACGCAGTTGAGATCGACGTGGACGCCCTCTACGACGGCGAAGAACTCTACCTGGGCGGGGTGATGGAACACATCGAAGAGGCCGGGATCCACTCCGGTGACTCCGCCTGCGCGCTGCCCCCAACGACACTCGGGCGCGACGAGCTGCTGCGCATCCGCGCCTCCACCGAAGCCATCGCGAAAGGCGTCGGGGTGCGCGGCCTGCTGAACGTGCAGTATGCCCTCGCAGGCGACGTGCTGTACGTGCTCGAGGCCAACCCCCGGGCCTCGCGGACGGTGCCGTTCGTGTCGAAAGCGACCGCCGTGCCGCTAGCGAAGGCAGCCGCCCGGATCATGCTCGGTGCCACCGTGGCGCAGCTGCGCACCGAGGGCATCCTCCCCGCCGCTGGTGACGGCGTCGACTGGCCGGCCGATGCGCCCGTCGCGGTCAAAGAGGCCGTGATGCCATTCAACCGGTTCCGCACCCCCGACGGGAAAACGGTAGACACCCTGCTCGGACCGGAAATGCGCTCCACCGGTGAGGTCATGGGCATCGACCACCTCTTCGGCGCCGCATTCGCCAAATCCCAAACCGCGGCGTTCGGGCCACTACCCACCTCGGGGACCGTGTTCGTCTCACTGGCCAACCGCGACAAACGACACATGATCTTCCCCGTCAAACGCCTCGCCGACCTCGGATTCACCATCATCGCCACCGCCGGCACCGCCGACGTGCTCCGCCGCAACGGCGTCAACGCCGAAATCGTCCGCAAACGCTGGACCGGCCACGAACCCGACGGCACCCCCACCATCATCGGCCGAATCCTCAACGGCGACGTCAACCTCATCATCAACACCCCCACAGGAGCCACCACCGCCGGCAACCCACGCGCCGACGGCTACGAAATCCGCACCGCCGCCATCCAAGCCAACATCCCCTGCATCACCACCGTCCAAGGCCTCGCCGCCGCCGTCCAAGGCATCGAAGCCCTCTGCACAGGCACGCTAGACGTCCGACCACTACAAAGCAGGAATAGGCCCGTGGATCGCAACGCCGACATTCGGCGTTGCTCTGACGACGCCCGGTTGAGCCTCGAAGGACCTTGTCGCACGCTACAAGCCGACACAAGAGCAGCGCTACCGTCTTCGGAACAATAA
- the neuC gene encoding UDP-N-acetylglucosamine 2-epimerase codes for MRRVCVFTGSRADYGPLFTVIQALHDDLEADLRLLVAGGHLVERQGLTVRQVEEDGFRVDERVDMVLSNDTPSAVAKSTGLAMIGFADALARIAPDILVILGDRYEALAVAYAAHISSLPIAHIAGGDLSYGSTDDATRHAITKLSHLHFTANDASRRRVVQMGERPERVHATGLPSIDRVVSMRFLDRTELDRRLNTRLRDPVFVVTYHPATADRQGSRAGVRGLLAALDGFPDASVVFTGTNVDQDGSTVSAAIHEYVEAHRQRSIATPSLGQTVFLSLAKLASLVVGNSSAGLIEAPAVHTPTVNIGSRQDGRPRAASVVDCGESAAEITQAIRHALTVEHQQQSHFVQSPFGDGRAAPRIVSTLKAVDLGSLTPKEFFSIEQSEV; via the coding sequence ATGCGGCGGGTGTGTGTATTCACTGGATCGAGAGCCGACTACGGTCCCTTGTTTACCGTGATCCAAGCGTTGCATGACGACCTAGAAGCCGATTTGCGGCTCTTGGTCGCCGGCGGGCACTTGGTTGAGCGGCAAGGCCTCACTGTGCGTCAGGTCGAAGAGGATGGGTTCCGAGTCGACGAACGTGTTGACATGGTTCTCTCTAATGACACACCCTCGGCGGTGGCCAAGTCGACGGGACTCGCTATGATCGGCTTTGCCGATGCACTTGCCCGTATTGCCCCAGACATCCTCGTCATCCTGGGTGACCGTTATGAGGCGCTTGCCGTCGCGTATGCCGCCCACATTTCATCGCTGCCGATCGCCCACATTGCTGGCGGGGACTTATCTTACGGATCCACCGACGACGCCACCCGACATGCCATCACAAAGCTGAGCCATCTCCACTTCACAGCCAATGATGCCTCTCGCCGCCGAGTGGTCCAGATGGGGGAGCGCCCCGAACGGGTACACGCCACGGGGCTGCCGAGCATCGACAGGGTAGTATCGATGCGTTTCCTTGACCGAACTGAGCTGGACCGCCGGCTCAACACCCGGTTGCGCGACCCAGTGTTTGTGGTCACGTATCACCCGGCTACCGCTGACAGGCAAGGTAGCCGCGCTGGCGTGCGGGGTTTGTTGGCGGCGCTGGATGGTTTCCCTGACGCAAGCGTTGTTTTCACCGGGACCAACGTCGACCAGGACGGTTCCACGGTCTCGGCGGCCATCCATGAATACGTGGAGGCGCACCGGCAAAGGTCGATAGCGACACCTTCACTGGGGCAGACCGTGTTTCTGAGTCTGGCCAAACTGGCGTCTCTCGTTGTCGGCAACTCGTCCGCCGGGTTGATCGAAGCCCCCGCCGTACACACACCGACGGTGAACATTGGCAGCCGGCAAGATGGTCGCCCGCGTGCCGCGTCCGTCGTCGACTGCGGTGAATCTGCAGCAGAAATCACCCAGGCGATCCGTCACGCGCTCACCGTGGAGCATCAGCAACAGTCCCATTTCGTCCAGTCACCGTTCGGTGACGGTCGGGCAGCGCCGCGAATCGTGTCCACGCTCAAGGCTGTCGATCTGGGTAGCTTGACGCCAAAGGAGTTCTTTAGCATCGAACAGTCCGAGGTCTAG
- a CDS encoding transposase has protein sequence MGARGKFTPEYKAEAVELVISSGRSIAHTANGLGIGSETLRNWVKMAKKRGEFEEKPLDVSERARLKELEEEVRRLKLEREILKKAAAWFAKESM, from the coding sequence GTGGGAGCACGTGGGAAATTCACGCCTGAGTACAAGGCCGAGGCTGTAGAGTTGGTGATCAGCTCGGGCCGCAGTATCGCTCACACGGCGAACGGCCTGGGTATCGGGTCGGAGACATTACGGAATTGGGTGAAGATGGCGAAGAAGCGTGGCGAGTTCGAGGAGAAGCCACTGGATGTTAGTGAACGAGCGCGCTTGAAGGAACTTGAAGAAGAAGTCCGTCGCCTGAAACTGGAACGGGAGATCCTGAAAAAAGCCGCGGCGTGGTTCGCGAAAGAGAGCATGTGA
- a CDS encoding IS3 family transposase has protein sequence MKRTESERTYADAELTLIIEKIHDDHQGRLGIGRLVVELAKLGRRHSHKGMRRLVHAAGLACVHPRPYKATTAQDAANTATAWSTSSSATSCPTLRTGSGSPI, from the coding sequence TTGAAACGGACCGAGTCCGAACGCACATACGCCGATGCCGAATTGACGTTGATCATCGAGAAGATCCACGATGACCACCAGGGCCGTTTGGGTATCGGGCGGCTCGTGGTCGAGTTGGCCAAGCTCGGCCGCCGGCACTCACACAAGGGCATGCGGCGCCTGGTCCATGCTGCCGGCCTAGCCTGTGTGCATCCTCGCCCGTACAAGGCCACGACGGCGCAGGACGCGGCCAACACAGCCACGGCCTGGTCGACCTCGTCGAGCGCGACTTCGTGCCCGACGCTCCGAACCGGCTCTGGTTCACCGATATAA
- a CDS encoding DDE-type integrase/transposase/recombinase, translating into MPDAPNRLWFTDITYIRIWGGWAYLAAIIDGYTRKIVGWSVNTHMRTSLVTDALMMALERQRPALGHTIIHSDRGSQDDWLNPRNILLLIAVRSSHSWACGLHLAGPGLVTTTRSLDLSILC; encoded by the coding sequence GTGCCCGACGCTCCGAACCGGCTCTGGTTCACCGATATAACCTACATTCGCATATGGGGCGGCTGGGCCTACTTAGCGGCGATCATTGACGGATACACACGTAAAATAGTCGGCTGGTCGGTGAATACGCACATGCGCACCAGTCTCGTTACCGATGCGCTGATGATGGCGCTCGAACGCCAACGCCCAGCTCTCGGGCACACTATTATTCATAGCGACCGCGGCAGCCAGGACGACTGGTTGAATCCGCGCAATATACTTCTACTAATTGCAGTAAGAAGCTCACACAGCTGGGCATGCGGGCTTCACTTGGCCGGGCCGGGACTTGTTACGACAACGCGCTCGCTGGATCTTTCAATTCTATGTTAA